A window of the Gossypium hirsutum isolate 1008001.06 chromosome A05, Gossypium_hirsutum_v2.1, whole genome shotgun sequence genome harbors these coding sequences:
- the LOC107960465 gene encoding uncharacterized protein: MSTRGTRGRGTRGPGRGRRGARAESLASDTIPVVDASETLASPTTDSGTRPYDRTARDDALSQAMLRILERVTSPNTGSRGSVSERLQSNGAEVFKGISRVAPNVAEYWLEATERIMDDLDCTAKQKLKGAISLLREEAYQWWLTVKEGTQLERITWELFKSAFQGKYVGASYVDARRKEFLNLTQGDRSIAEYEVEFLRLSRYARGIVATEYKRCVRFEDGLRDSLQVLIAPQRERDFAALVEKVKIAEDVKRAERQSWEKKRSKTKIDLKPSNSDQRHRKSARADGPVRAEAPIAAVSLQPCADCGKSHYGECWKWIEACLRCG; this comes from the coding sequence ATGAGCACACGTGGTACTCGTGGACGGGGAACTAGGGGCCCTGGTAGAGgtcgtagaggggctcgagctgagtccctTGCCTCTGATACTATACCTGTGGTGGACGCTAGTGAGACACTGGCATCGCCTACGACAGATAGTGGGACAAGACCATATGATCGTACGGCTAgggatgacgcactgtcccaagccatgcttcGTATTCTGGAGAGGGTCACTAGTCCCAACACTGGAAGCCGTGGGTCAGTTTCAGAACGTCTCCAATCAAATGGAGCAGAAGTTTTTAAGGGCATTTctagagtagccccaaatgtggctgagtactggttagAAGCCACGGAGAGAATAATGGATGACCTGGATTGCACGGCTAAACAAAAGCTGAAAGGGGCGATATCACTACTTAGGGaggaagcttaccagtggtggttgactgTGAAAGAGGGTACCCAACTCGAGCGGATTACCTGGGAATTATTTAAATCCGCATTTCAAGGGAAGTATGTTGGGGCAAGCTATGTAGATGCCCGGAGGAAGGAATTCTTAAACTTAACTCAAGGGGATCGGTCTATTGCTGAGTATGAGGTAGAGTTTTTGCGACTTAGCCGATATGCCCGTGGAATAGTAGCAACAGAGTATAAACGTTGTGTTCGGTTCGAGGATGGCCTCCGGGATAGTCTACAGGTAttaatagctccacagagggagcgagattttgcggCATTAGTAGAGAAAGTTAAAATAGCTGAGGATGTGAAGCGCGCTGAGCGCCAGAGCTGGGAAAAGAAAAGGAGTAAAACCAAAATAGATTTAAAGCCCTCCAATTCTGATCAAAGGCACAGGAAAAGTGCCAGGGCAGATGGGCCGGTCCGAGCTGAAGCCCCTATTGCTGCTGTTAGTTTACAACCTTGTGCTGATTGCGGGAAAAGCCATTATGGCGAATGCTGGAAATGGATTGAAGCCTGTTTACGATGCGGATAG